From the Leifsonia sp. AG29 genome, one window contains:
- a CDS encoding aspartate carbamoyltransferase catalytic subunit: MRHLLSTKGLSREDALQILDVAEDMADVQEREVKKLPTLRGKTVVNLFFEDSTRTRISFEAAAKRLSADVINFSAKGSSVSKGESLKDTAQTLAAMGADAVVVRHSASGAPQTLAASGWIDAGIVNAGDGTHEHPTQALLDAFTMRRRLHGPASRGKDLDGVSVAIVGDILHSRVARSNVWLLETLGAHVTLVAPPTLLPVDVSGWPASVGFDLDHAIASGPDVVIMLRIQGERMNAAFFPTTREYSRRWGLDEERLARLRPDSIVMHPGPMNRGLEISAAAADSPRSTVREQVANGVSVRMAALYLLLSGADREARA; the protein is encoded by the coding sequence GTGAGGCACCTGCTGTCCACGAAAGGACTCTCCCGCGAGGACGCCCTCCAGATCCTCGATGTGGCGGAGGACATGGCCGACGTGCAGGAGCGCGAGGTCAAGAAGCTCCCCACGCTGCGCGGCAAGACCGTGGTGAACCTCTTCTTCGAGGACTCGACGCGCACGCGGATCTCGTTCGAGGCCGCGGCGAAGCGCCTGTCGGCCGACGTGATCAACTTCTCTGCGAAGGGCTCCAGCGTCTCGAAGGGCGAGAGCCTCAAGGACACCGCCCAGACGCTCGCGGCGATGGGCGCCGACGCCGTCGTCGTGCGGCACAGCGCCTCGGGCGCACCGCAGACGCTGGCGGCGAGCGGCTGGATCGACGCCGGCATCGTCAACGCGGGGGACGGGACGCACGAGCACCCCACCCAGGCGCTGCTCGACGCCTTCACCATGCGCCGCCGCCTGCACGGCCCGGCGAGCCGCGGCAAGGACCTCGACGGCGTCTCGGTCGCGATCGTCGGCGACATCCTCCACTCGCGCGTGGCGCGGAGCAATGTGTGGCTGCTGGAGACGCTCGGCGCGCACGTGACGCTCGTGGCTCCTCCGACGCTGCTGCCCGTCGATGTGTCGGGATGGCCGGCCTCCGTCGGCTTCGACCTCGACCACGCGATCGCCTCCGGTCCCGATGTCGTCATAATGCTGCGGATCCAGGGCGAGCGGATGAACGCCGCCTTCTTCCCGACGACCCGGGAGTACTCGCGCCGCTGGGGCCTCGACGAGGAGCGCCTCGCCCGGCTCCGCCCCGATAGCATTGTGATGCACCCGGGCCCGATGAACCGCGGGCTGGAGATCTCCGCTGCGGCGGCCGATTCGCCCCGCTCGACGGTACGGGAGCAGGTCGCGAACGGCGTCTCCGTGCGGATGGCCGCTCTCTACCTGCTGCTGTCCGGCGCCGATCGAGAGGCAAGAGCATGA